A genomic region of Alicyclobacillus sp. SO9 contains the following coding sequences:
- a CDS encoding glycosyltransferase family 4 protein codes for MKVRVFTHPIMYLGGGEIQFLETADALRRKGVDVITTPAYKGPPPDIVHLFGPHGSLYKGIVDYCIDAGIPYVVSTIYASTGTSPLRRTHRKLMVSLMRNGRTSRLLQGRYKWLPELMRGANLLLPNTIAEQELVLDTFRFLDADKFEIIPNAVERKFLHSKGNLFNERYLPEGDFVLNVARLEPRKNQLTLIRAAKKFGFKLIIIGDLSVDPAYVKMCRDEAVNADVSFLGPVTHDDPLLASAYAASHVFCLPSREETPGIAALEAFLAGANIVITKYGGAEQYLGSNASYIDPYDVDDLGKAILSKLNSKRPAQSDREALANKYDWDAVAEKTLHVYKTLLGER; via the coding sequence ATGAAAGTGAGAGTGTTTACCCACCCAATCATGTATCTCGGGGGTGGGGAAATACAATTCTTGGAGACGGCGGATGCTCTGAGGAGAAAGGGAGTGGACGTGATTACAACCCCGGCTTATAAGGGTCCGCCACCGGATATCGTACACCTTTTTGGCCCTCACGGTTCACTATACAAGGGAATTGTAGACTATTGTATCGACGCTGGGATTCCGTATGTTGTATCTACCATATATGCATCGACTGGAACCTCGCCATTGCGCAGGACCCATAGAAAACTGATGGTCTCGCTCATGAGAAATGGACGGACTTCACGCCTGCTTCAGGGGAGATACAAGTGGCTTCCGGAACTAATGCGGGGAGCCAACCTTTTGTTGCCCAATACTATTGCTGAACAGGAACTGGTCCTAGATACATTTAGATTCCTGGACGCTGATAAATTTGAAATTATTCCCAACGCCGTTGAGCGCAAGTTCTTGCACTCGAAGGGGAACCTATTCAATGAACGCTATCTCCCAGAGGGTGATTTCGTTCTGAACGTTGCAAGACTGGAGCCTCGAAAGAATCAACTTACACTCATTCGTGCAGCTAAAAAGTTCGGTTTCAAGTTAATAATTATTGGAGACCTCAGTGTCGATCCAGCGTACGTAAAGATGTGTAGGGATGAAGCGGTCAATGCAGACGTTAGTTTTTTGGGGCCCGTTACCCATGACGACCCCTTGTTGGCTAGTGCATATGCAGCGAGTCATGTCTTCTGTCTGCCCTCGAGAGAAGAAACACCGGGGATTGCAGCCCTTGAAGCATTTTTGGCAGGAGCTAACATCGTGATTACAAAATACGGAGGAGCAGAGCAGTATTTAGGTTCAAACGCCTCCTACATTGATCCGTATGACGTGGACGACTTAGGCAAAGCAATCTTAAGCAAGCTAAATAGCAAACGTCCTGCGCAGTCCGACCGCGAGGCGCTGGCCAACAAGTACGATTGGGATGCGGTTGCGGAGAAAACCCTTCATGTCTACAAGACCTTATTGGGCGAGCGATAG
- a CDS encoding WecB/TagA/CpsF family glycosyltransferase, producing MNFGSERSYTYSEVKMKTTRIQHIAFSQVTKAEVLQLISECVNGACGGGQIVTVNSDILLKSERDKELARIIHNAWLVTPDGTPIIWLSRLIGNPLPERVTGADLVVDICKESEKAGLAIFFLGGNPGVAELAKHRAEEKWHGANIVSTYCPSPEELMDSALSARIVDKINDSGANVLLVGLGAPKQEKWIDRHREEIRPPVLIGVGASFDFLAGTLPRAPKWMQVVGLEWLFRLITEPRRLWRRYLSDFRILKYFFLAFIKSVKGDKT from the coding sequence ATGAACTTTGGTAGTGAGAGGTCGTACACTTATTCAGAGGTCAAGATGAAAACTACAAGAATCCAACACATCGCCTTCTCGCAGGTGACAAAGGCGGAGGTATTGCAACTTATTTCGGAGTGCGTGAACGGGGCGTGTGGTGGGGGACAGATCGTCACGGTCAACTCTGATATTTTGCTTAAATCCGAACGTGACAAAGAACTGGCTAGAATTATTCACAATGCGTGGTTGGTTACACCAGATGGGACTCCTATCATCTGGCTCTCAAGGCTGATTGGGAACCCCCTCCCGGAGCGTGTCACTGGAGCAGACTTGGTAGTGGATATCTGTAAAGAGAGTGAAAAAGCGGGGCTCGCCATATTTTTTCTTGGAGGTAATCCGGGTGTGGCGGAGTTGGCTAAGCATCGCGCAGAGGAGAAATGGCATGGGGCTAATATTGTGTCTACGTACTGTCCGTCTCCTGAGGAGTTGATGGACAGTGCTTTATCTGCGAGAATTGTCGATAAAATAAATGATTCTGGGGCTAACGTCCTATTGGTCGGGCTTGGGGCTCCCAAACAGGAAAAATGGATTGATAGACATCGCGAGGAGATACGACCTCCTGTTCTTATTGGAGTTGGGGCCTCCTTTGACTTTCTCGCCGGAACGCTTCCGCGTGCTCCCAAATGGATGCAGGTCGTTGGGTTGGAGTGGCTCTTCCGTCTGATTACAGAACCACGCAGGCTGTGGCGAAGGTATTTATCAGATTTCCGGATACTTAAGTACTTTTTTCTGGCGTTTATCAAGAGCGTAAAGGGGGATAAGACTTGA